In Sphingobacterium sp. R2, the genomic stretch AATATTACGCCGATATTTTTGCTGTAAAATCCAATTTGAAACCTTTGCAGATGAGCCCTGCATTTATGCAGGCCTTGGAACACAATGTATGGCGGGGAAATATTCGTGAACTGAAAAACGTGATTGAGCGCAGTGTCATTTTAAGTGAGGACGGCGTGCTGGATATTCAGAGTCTTCCTTTTGGAGAACGTGAGTATAGAGAAGGGGCGGGGGGGGCGTCAAACTTTTCGATGACGAATATAGAAAGGCAGCATATACAGCGTGTATTGAAACATACGAATGGAAATAAAGCGGAGGCTGCTCGATTGTTAGAAATCGGTATAGCTACCTTATATCGAAAAATTGAAGAATATAAAATTCAATGAAACTAAAAGCTAAGCTGACATTTGGGGTAGGTTTTTTATTTTTCATGATCTTGTTGCTTGCGATAGTGAGTGGGTATTACGTTTACCGGCTGAAAAAAGATACAAACAATATTTTAGTCGACAACTATAAGACCTTGCATTATTCCCGGAATATGCTGTTGGCTTTCGAAGATTTTCGTACAAATGCGAAGAGTGTTCAGCTATTTGAACATAATTTAATGCTCCAAAAAAGCAATGTGACCGAGCGTGGGGAACGGGCTGTAACTGAACGTGTAAATCATCACTTTTTGCGTTTAAAAAGAGAAGTGAAAAATGGAACCATCGTGGCCAATTTACGTAAAGATATATTCCAGTTGATGTATCTTAATATGCAGGCGATTGAATATAAAAACAATGTTGCCAATACAACAGCAGAAAAAGCTCTTTTGGCGATCTCCATTGTAGGTGCGATCTGTTTTATGATTGCGTTTGTATTACTTGTCAATCTCCCCCTAGCCATTGCTGGTCCAATTGTACAATTAACCGATAGTATTAAACAGATTGCTGCCGGGAACTATAAAAGGAGACTTCATTTTAAGCGGAAGGATGAATTTGGAGAAGTGGCGCAATCGTTCAATACAATGGCTCAAAAACTCGAGGAATATACGGAAAGTAAATTGGGTAAGATCTTGCAGCATAAAAAGAGAATTGAAGCACTTATCAATAATATGCATGATGCGGTTATAGGGGTGGATGAGGAAAAAAGAGTGCTCTTTGCAAATGAACCTGCATGTTTAATTTCGGGGTTAAAGCTTGCTGAATTTGAGGGGAAGAATTTGGAGGAAATTGCATCATTTAATGATTTGATCAGAAACCTCCTCGACAAAATTAATTCCTTGCATCAGGAATCTGGTCATCTGGGCTTGGTGCAGGCATTTGCTTTTGGAAAAGAAAACTATTTTGAGTTAGAGGTCATTGATCTCAATGTTGTTCCAACAGGAGAGGAAAGTTCCCAATTTATCGGACAATTTATTTTGTTGAAGAATGTAACCAGTTTTAAGGAGCGTGATGTAGCAAAAACAAATTTTATTGGAACGGTCTCCCATGAATTGAAAACGCCTATCGCTTCAATACGAATGGGTATCCAATTGTTAACGAATAGGCGGGTCGGAG encodes the following:
- a CDS encoding ATP-binding protein, which translates into the protein MKLKAKLTFGVGFLFFMILLLAIVSGYYVYRLKKDTNNILVDNYKTLHYSRNMLLAFEDFRTNAKSVQLFEHNLMLQKSNVTERGERAVTERVNHHFLRLKREVKNGTIVANLRKDIFQLMYLNMQAIEYKNNVANTTAEKALLAISIVGAICFMIAFVLLVNLPLAIAGPIVQLTDSIKQIAAGNYKRRLHFKRKDEFGEVAQSFNTMAQKLEEYTESKLGKILQHKKRIEALINNMHDAVIGVDEEKRVLFANEPACLISGLKLAEFEGKNLEEIASFNDLIRNLLDKINSLHQESGHLGLVQAFAFGKENYFELEVIDLNVVPTGEESSQFIGQFILLKNVTSFKERDVAKTNFIGTVSHELKTPIASIRMGIQLLTNRRVGDLNEEQKNLLEGIADDTARLLKITGELLDIAQVESGTIQMKLAPASIGPIVDYALLANRSMVEQKQIRIDVQLEKELPMVFIDTEKAAWVLTNLLSNAIRYSHEGGVIAISTKRIGARVLLLVEDHGQGIPAQYLTKIFDRYFRVPGSTKEGTGLGLSISKEFIESMGGEIDVQSDFGTGSTFFVYLPIARPILLAYDPPA